A single window of Engraulis encrasicolus isolate BLACKSEA-1 chromosome 20, IST_EnEncr_1.0, whole genome shotgun sequence DNA harbors:
- the LOC134435937 gene encoding zinc finger BED domain-containing protein 4-like, whose product MQKAMRDADLPGLSCMAHTLQLAVHEGILSQRSISDIAASGRRIVGHFKHSPLAYGRLEDCQKQLGQPVKKLHQDVSTRWNSTFYMLQSLVEQKLALASYAAEYELPCSFTVHQWKLIENTITILAPFEELTKEISSSSASAADVIPCVRALTRLLEKTVETDHGVKTAKSVLLDAVQRRFADIDAQKLYTIATMLDPRYKDRYFPEALRPRFHEQLQNILQTTNQPDPTTSTVEQPSSSKSTVTTPSACSLQAMFDELVDEVAGHSEEEITIISQVSQYMAESVLQRSSNPLAYWQVNETRFPALAKAARAYLCSPCTSVDSERLFSTAANIIDEKRSRLTPRNAEMLIMIKRNLPFITGR is encoded by the exons atgcaaaaaGCAATGAGAGACGCAGATTTGCCGGGCCTGTCATGTATGGCTCACACCCTACAGTTGGCGGTACATGAGGGAATACTGTCCCAGCGCTCGATTTCTGACATTGCAGCGTCAGGAAGACGCATTGTCGGACATTTCAAGCACTCCCCCTTGGCATACGGCAGACTGGAGGACTGTCAGAAGCAACTTGGCCAGCCAGTCAAAAAACTCCACCAAGATGTATCAACACGGTGGAACAGCACATTCTATATGCTGCAAAGTCTTGTGGAGCAGAAGCTGGCCCTCGCGTCATATGCAGCGGAATATGAGTTGCCGTGCAGCTTCACAGTCCATCAGTGGAAACTGATCGAAAATACAATCACCATCCTGGCCCCGTTTGAAGAGCTGACCAAAGAAATCAGCTCCTCATCTGCGTCCGCTGCGGACGTAATCCCATGCGTCAGAGCGCTCACTCGTCTACTGGAAAAAACAGTTGAGACGGATCATGGTGTCAAGACGGCGAAATCAGTGCTACTGGATGCTGTTCAGCGACGATTCGCTGACATCGATGCACAGAAGTTGTACACAATTGCTACAATGCTGGACCCAAG GTACAAGGACCGGTATTTCCCGGAGGCACTCAGACCAAGGTTCCATGAACAGCTTCAAAACATCCTCCAAACAACCAATCAGCCGGATCCCACTACAAGCACTGTGGAGCAACCCAGTTCCAGCAAATCAACTGTCACAACCCCATCTGCCTGCTCTTTGCAGGCAATGTTTGATGAGTTAGTTGATGAGGTAGCAGGGCACAGTGAGGAGGAAATTACCATAATATCCCAGGTCAGCCAGTACATGGCAGAGTCTGTACTGCAGCGCAGTTCAAACCCACTTGCCTACTGGCAGGTGAACGAAACCCGCTTCCCTGCACTTGCAAAGGCAGCAAGAGCATATCTTTGCTCACCATGCACAAGTGTGGATAGTGAGCGGCTGTTTAGCACAGCTGCAAACATAATTGATGAGAAAAGAAGCCGTCTCACCCCACGAAATGCAGAGATGCTCATAATGATCAAAAGAAACCTGCCATTTATTACTGGGCGCTGA